Proteins encoded by one window of Mycolicibacterium sp. ND9-15:
- a CDS encoding alkaline phosphatase family protein, which translates to MDLPTPDPGLAHLADVVPSVLRAMGAEGFDNRLGLPDDIAGACVLLIDGLGAELLDTFAADAPVLAGLRGRTLTVGFPSTTAAGLAAIGTGCQSGEHGFVGYSFRVPDAGVINALRWRPHPWGQDLRGTVLPEQLQPSPTTFERGVSAGVAVSVISGAEFTASGLTRAVLRGGRYVGVHALGDLAAAVRSTLSDSGFCYGYHSELDMLGHLYGPGSPQWRMQLRQIDTLVESVVEALPAGALLAVVADHGMVEVLEPETVNVDATPALLDGVQAIGGEPRARHVYIEDGAHSDVLAAWRATLGDRAWVLSREEAVGAGWFGPHVSDTVRPRIGDVVAAARGSAAIVRRTVEPLESSLIGHHGSLTFAEQTVPLLLAFG; encoded by the coding sequence GTGGACCTGCCGACGCCGGATCCGGGCCTCGCCCACCTTGCCGACGTGGTGCCGTCGGTGCTCCGGGCCATGGGTGCCGAAGGCTTCGATAACCGCCTCGGTCTTCCCGATGACATCGCCGGAGCCTGCGTGCTGTTGATTGACGGGTTGGGCGCAGAACTTCTCGACACGTTCGCCGCCGACGCGCCCGTATTGGCAGGGCTCCGCGGCCGGACACTGACCGTCGGATTCCCGTCGACCACCGCCGCGGGGTTGGCGGCGATAGGGACCGGCTGCCAGTCCGGAGAGCACGGTTTCGTCGGCTACTCGTTCCGAGTGCCGGATGCCGGCGTGATCAATGCGCTGCGCTGGCGCCCGCACCCCTGGGGCCAGGATCTCCGCGGCACCGTGCTCCCCGAACAGCTGCAACCGTCGCCCACCACGTTCGAGCGCGGGGTGTCGGCGGGCGTCGCGGTCAGCGTGATCTCGGGGGCCGAGTTCACCGCTTCCGGACTCACCCGCGCCGTGCTTCGCGGCGGCCGGTATGTCGGCGTCCACGCGCTCGGCGACCTTGCAGCCGCCGTGCGAAGCACGCTGTCCGATAGCGGGTTCTGCTACGGGTACCACAGCGAACTCGACATGCTGGGCCACCTCTATGGTCCGGGATCGCCCCAGTGGCGCATGCAGCTAAGGCAGATCGACACGCTCGTCGAGTCGGTGGTCGAGGCGCTGCCCGCCGGCGCCCTGCTGGCCGTGGTGGCCGACCACGGCATGGTCGAGGTCCTCGAACCCGAGACCGTGAACGTCGACGCCACCCCGGCACTGCTCGACGGTGTGCAGGCGATCGGCGGAGAGCCGCGGGCCCGACACGTCTATATAGAGGACGGCGCGCACAGCGATGTGCTCGCCGCGTGGCGCGCCACGTTGGGTGATCGGGCGTGGGTGCTCTCGCGCGAGGAAGCGGTCGGCGCCGGCTGGTTCGGGCCGCACGTCAGCGACACCGTGCGGCCCCGAATCGGCGACGTCGTGGCGGCCGCCCGCGGTTCGGCGGCGATCGTCCGTCGAACCGTCGAACCGCTGGAATCTTCGCTGATCGGGCACCACGGGTCGCTCACCTTCGCTGAACAGACGGTTCCCCTGCTGTTGGCATTCGGCTGA
- a CDS encoding NlpC/P60 family protein, producing the protein MFAIATLLTLVNQVSGTPYVSGGDSPAGTDCSGLVSWVTNAATGRPVYGNRFNTGNIENALLERGFQYGTQPGALVVGWNSGHTAATLPDGTPVSSGEGGGVKVGGGGAYQGQFTKHMFLPMPPEQPMVPGAPQAPVVMMAGQQPAPPAPPMAPPPPPADPFAPPPSADPFAPPPPADPFAPPPAI; encoded by the coding sequence GTGTTTGCTATTGCCACGCTCTTGACGCTTGTGAACCAGGTGTCCGGCACCCCGTACGTCTCCGGCGGGGACTCCCCGGCCGGTACCGACTGCTCCGGCCTGGTGTCCTGGGTGACGAATGCGGCGACCGGTCGACCCGTCTACGGGAACCGGTTCAACACGGGAAACATCGAAAACGCCCTGCTCGAACGCGGCTTCCAGTACGGCACCCAGCCGGGTGCGCTGGTGGTCGGCTGGAACAGCGGTCACACCGCGGCCACCCTGCCCGACGGCACACCCGTCTCGTCCGGTGAAGGCGGCGGCGTGAAGGTCGGCGGTGGTGGTGCCTACCAGGGCCAGTTCACCAAGCACATGTTCCTGCCGATGCCGCCCGAGCAGCCCATGGTTCCGGGTGCGCCGCAGGCACCGGTCGTGATGATGGCCGGTCAGCAGCCCGCGCCGCCTGCCCCGCCGATGGCGCCTCCCCCGCCACCGGCCGACCCGTTCGCTCCCCCGCCATCGGCCGACCCGTTCGCTCCCCCGCCACCGGCCGACCCGTTCGCTCCCCCGCCGGCGATCTGA
- the yaaA gene encoding peroxide stress protein YaaA, with amino-acid sequence MIVLLPPSETKRAEGDGPPLRLESLRFPELTPLRAELLDELVELAADRPACRHALGLSASQDIEIDRNAELRSAPTLPAVDRYTGVLYDALDVGSLRGAAAARARARLAVGSALFGLLRADDPVPAYRLSATSKLPGQPTLAARWRPLLEPVLTRLAADQLVVDLRSGSYASLGRLPDAVAVDVVAERADGRRSVVTHFNKAHKGRLARILATTRAEPADAAAVAAVARRAGMRVERSRNELTVVVAA; translated from the coding sequence GTGATCGTGCTTCTTCCGCCGTCGGAGACCAAGCGGGCCGAGGGCGACGGGCCGCCACTGCGCCTGGAGTCGCTGCGCTTCCCGGAGCTGACGCCGCTGCGCGCCGAGCTGCTCGACGAGCTGGTGGAGCTGGCCGCGGACCGCCCGGCCTGTCGCCACGCGTTGGGCCTGTCGGCTTCGCAGGATATCGAGATCGACCGCAACGCCGAGCTGCGCAGCGCGCCGACGCTGCCAGCGGTCGACCGCTACACCGGCGTTCTCTACGACGCCCTCGACGTGGGATCGCTGCGTGGCGCCGCCGCGGCTCGTGCCCGAGCGCGGCTGGCGGTCGGCTCGGCGCTGTTCGGGCTGTTGCGCGCAGATGACCCTGTTCCGGCGTACCGGCTCTCGGCGACGTCGAAGCTGCCGGGCCAGCCCACGCTGGCGGCACGGTGGCGCCCGCTGCTGGAACCCGTGCTCACCAGGCTGGCCGCCGACCAACTCGTGGTCGACCTGCGGTCGGGTTCCTATGCGTCGCTGGGGCGGCTGCCCGACGCGGTCGCCGTCGACGTGGTCGCCGAGCGCGCAGACGGCCGACGTAGCGTGGTGACCCATTTCAACAAGGCGCACAAGGGGCGCCTTGCCCGCATCCTGGCGACCACCCGTGCTGAACCCGCCGACGCGGCCGCGGTCGCCGCCGTCGCACGGCGCGCCGGTATGCGCGTGGAGCGAAGCCGCAACGAGTTGACCGTCGTCGTCGCCGCCTGA
- a CDS encoding fatty acid--CoA ligase — MDSTMQDFPLTLTSILRHGTGWYSSRKVITATPDGAREISYGELGTRVAQLAHGLRALGVTSGQRVATFMWNNQEHLEAYFAAPCMGAVLHTLNIRLAGDQVAWIANQAADSVVLVDMSLAAMFAPILEQLTTVHTVVAVGQGDHSELAAAGHTVIRYDDLIAGRPVEYDWPELDEKSAAAMCYTSGTTGHPKGVVYSHRSTYLHSMAVCGANNIGLVDGDRVLVVVPMFHANAWGQPYASMMAGADLVLPDRFLQAAPLVDMIERHRPTASAAVPTIWNDVLKYLNANPEKDVSSLRTVCCGGSAVPLAMMKEYQERYGVVIRQGWGMTETSPLAAIATPPPEVTGADHWTLRASAGRVMCGVEIRIVDDEGAVLPSDGKAVGEIEIRGPWITGSYYNNADPAKFDSGWLRTGDVGRIDPQGFITLTDRAKDVIKSGGEWISSVELELRIMDHPAVFEAAVVAVPDERWQERPLAAVVVDTDASVTAAELRMHLSDKVARFWLPEWWTFVDEVPKTSVGKFDKKVIRARYADGGYEVVECRD; from the coding sequence ATGGACAGTACGATGCAGGACTTTCCGCTGACCCTGACCTCGATCCTGCGCCACGGCACCGGGTGGTACTCCAGCCGCAAGGTCATCACCGCGACGCCCGACGGGGCCCGCGAGATCAGCTACGGCGAACTCGGTACCCGGGTCGCGCAACTGGCCCACGGGCTGCGCGCGCTCGGAGTGACCAGCGGCCAACGGGTCGCCACGTTCATGTGGAACAACCAGGAACATCTGGAGGCCTACTTCGCCGCGCCGTGCATGGGTGCGGTGCTGCACACGCTGAACATCCGCTTGGCCGGCGACCAGGTCGCTTGGATCGCAAACCAAGCAGCGGATTCCGTTGTCCTGGTGGACATGTCGCTCGCGGCGATGTTCGCGCCGATCCTCGAGCAGTTGACGACCGTGCACACCGTGGTTGCGGTGGGGCAGGGTGACCATTCCGAGCTCGCCGCCGCGGGCCACACGGTGATCCGCTACGACGACCTCATCGCGGGGCGGCCCGTCGAGTATGACTGGCCGGAACTCGACGAGAAAAGCGCCGCCGCAATGTGTTACACCAGCGGCACGACCGGGCACCCGAAGGGCGTCGTATACAGCCACCGTTCGACGTATCTGCATTCGATGGCGGTGTGCGGAGCCAACAACATCGGCCTCGTCGACGGTGACCGGGTACTGGTGGTCGTGCCGATGTTTCATGCCAACGCCTGGGGTCAGCCATACGCGTCGATGATGGCCGGCGCAGACCTGGTACTGCCCGACCGGTTTCTTCAGGCCGCTCCGCTGGTCGACATGATCGAGCGGCACCGGCCGACCGCGTCCGCGGCGGTGCCGACGATTTGGAATGACGTGCTCAAGTACCTGAACGCCAACCCGGAAAAAGACGTCTCGTCACTGCGGACCGTCTGCTGCGGCGGCTCGGCGGTGCCGCTGGCGATGATGAAGGAGTACCAGGAGCGCTACGGCGTGGTCATCCGCCAGGGCTGGGGGATGACCGAAACCTCTCCGCTGGCGGCGATCGCGACCCCACCGCCAGAGGTGACCGGAGCCGACCACTGGACGCTGCGCGCGTCGGCGGGCCGGGTGATGTGTGGCGTGGAGATCCGCATCGTCGACGACGAGGGCGCTGTCCTGCCCAGCGACGGTAAAGCGGTGGGGGAGATCGAGATTCGTGGCCCGTGGATAACCGGGTCGTATTACAACAATGCCGATCCGGCCAAGTTTGACTCCGGCTGGTTACGGACCGGTGACGTCGGCAGGATCGATCCGCAAGGGTTCATAACGCTGACCGACCGTGCCAAGGATGTCATCAAGTCCGGTGGTGAGTGGATCTCCTCGGTGGAGTTGGAGCTGCGCATCATGGACCATCCTGCGGTGTTCGAGGCCGCCGTCGTCGCGGTGCCCGACGAGCGGTGGCAGGAACGGCCGCTCGCGGCTGTCGTGGTAGACACCGACGCGTCCGTCACCGCCGCGGAACTGCGGATGCACCTGAGCGACAAGGTCGCTCGGTTCTGGCTGCCCGAATGGTGGACGTTCGTCGACGAAGTGCCCAAGACCAGCGTCGGCAAGTTCGACAAGAAGGTGATCAGGGCCCGGTACGCAGACGGTGGATACGAGGTCGTCGAGTGCCGGGACTGA
- a CDS encoding alpha/beta fold hydrolase — protein sequence MVVAIARPKLEGNVAVGRDRRIGFAEFGDPQGRAVFWLHGTPGARRQIPMEARIYAEQANVRLIGLDRPGIGSSTPHRYERVVAFADDLRTIADTLGIEKMAVVGLSGGGPYTLGCAAAMTDRVVAAGVIGGVAPTVGPDSIPGGLMGNLGTRVAPLLQYAGTPIGLLASGLIRFIKPVASPAADLYGRVSPEGDRRLLARPEIKAMFLDDLLNGSRKQLAAPFSDIVVFARDWGVRLDEITVPVRWWHGDADHIVPFRHGEHVVSKLSDAELYPMPGESHLAGLGRAEEILRTMLKVWDEYARP from the coding sequence ATGGTTGTCGCAATCGCCCGCCCCAAGCTCGAGGGCAATGTCGCTGTCGGCCGGGACCGCCGGATCGGGTTCGCCGAGTTCGGTGATCCGCAGGGGCGCGCTGTCTTCTGGTTGCACGGCACCCCCGGCGCCCGTCGCCAGATCCCGATGGAGGCGCGCATCTACGCCGAGCAGGCGAACGTCCGCCTGATCGGCCTGGACCGGCCCGGCATCGGGTCGTCGACCCCGCACCGGTACGAGCGGGTCGTCGCGTTCGCCGACGACCTGCGCACCATCGCCGACACCCTCGGCATCGAGAAGATGGCCGTCGTCGGCCTGTCCGGCGGTGGGCCGTACACGCTCGGCTGCGCCGCCGCGATGACCGACCGCGTGGTCGCTGCGGGTGTCATCGGCGGTGTCGCCCCCACGGTGGGCCCTGATTCGATCCCCGGCGGCCTGATGGGCAACCTCGGCACCCGGGTCGCGCCGCTGCTGCAGTACGCGGGAACTCCGATCGGGTTGCTGGCGTCGGGGCTCATCCGGTTCATCAAACCGGTCGCCTCACCGGCCGCCGATCTGTACGGCCGGGTGTCACCCGAAGGGGACCGCCGGCTGCTGGCCCGGCCGGAGATCAAGGCGATGTTCCTCGACGACCTGCTCAACGGCAGCCGCAAACAGCTGGCCGCGCCGTTCTCCGACATCGTCGTGTTCGCCCGCGACTGGGGCGTTCGACTCGACGAGATCACCGTGCCTGTCCGGTGGTGGCACGGCGACGCCGACCACATCGTCCCGTTCAGGCACGGCGAGCACGTGGTCTCGAAGCTGTCCGACGCCGAGCTCTATCCGATGCCCGGTGAGAGTCACCTCGCCGGCCTCGGCCGCGCCGAGGAGATCCTGCGGACGATGTTGAAGGTGTGGGACGAATACGCACGTCCCTAG
- a CDS encoding competence/damage-inducible protein A — translation MGARAGIVVTGTEVLTGRVQDLNGPWLADQLLELGVELAHITMCGDRPADIEAQLRFLAAEGVDLIITTGGLGPTADDMTVETVARFTDRKLVLDNRLEVMIADIVSRLMVRFPNVDAEAVRAANRKQALIPDGADVLDPVGTAPGVVVPGKPTVVVLPGPPRELQPMWPSALRTAAVQEAIADRTAYRQEMVRMFGVPESGLADTLREAERSVAGFGRLEITTCLRRGELEVVTRYEPDAAETYTELMALLRGRHGDAIFSEDGSRVDDQVARLLAGRRIATAESCTGGLLAARLTDLAGSSVYVAGAVVAYANDAKTGLLGVDPALIEAHGAVSEPVAEAMADGALSRFGADTAVAITGIAGPGGGTDEKPIGTVCFSLKLADGTTVTRAMRMPGGRADVRERSTTVAMHLLRRALS, via the coding sequence GTGGGCGCACGCGCGGGCATCGTCGTCACGGGCACCGAGGTTCTCACCGGCCGGGTACAGGACCTCAACGGACCGTGGCTCGCCGATCAGTTGCTGGAGTTGGGCGTCGAGTTGGCACACATCACGATGTGCGGCGACCGGCCGGCCGATATCGAGGCGCAACTGCGGTTCCTGGCCGCCGAAGGCGTGGACCTGATCATCACCACCGGCGGGCTGGGCCCCACCGCCGACGATATGACCGTCGAGACGGTGGCCCGGTTCACCGACCGAAAGTTGGTGTTGGACAACCGACTCGAGGTCATGATCGCCGACATCGTGTCGCGGTTGATGGTGCGTTTCCCGAACGTCGACGCCGAGGCCGTCCGGGCCGCGAACCGCAAGCAGGCGTTGATTCCCGACGGCGCCGACGTGCTCGATCCCGTGGGTACCGCGCCGGGCGTCGTGGTTCCGGGCAAGCCGACGGTCGTCGTGCTGCCCGGCCCGCCCCGGGAGCTGCAGCCGATGTGGCCGTCGGCGCTGCGAACCGCCGCCGTGCAGGAGGCGATCGCAGACCGCACGGCGTACCGCCAGGAGATGGTGCGGATGTTCGGGGTGCCGGAGTCCGGGCTCGCCGACACGCTGCGCGAGGCCGAGCGCAGCGTCGCCGGTTTCGGCCGCCTCGAGATCACCACCTGCCTGCGGCGCGGGGAACTCGAGGTGGTCACCCGCTATGAGCCCGACGCCGCCGAGACCTACACCGAGCTGATGGCGTTGCTGCGCGGCCGTCACGGCGATGCGATCTTCTCCGAGGACGGCTCGCGTGTCGACGACCAGGTCGCAAGGCTGCTGGCCGGGCGACGCATCGCGACCGCCGAGTCGTGCACCGGTGGGTTGCTGGCCGCACGGCTGACCGACCTCGCGGGCTCGTCGGTGTACGTCGCCGGCGCGGTGGTGGCCTACGCCAACGACGCCAAGACCGGGCTGCTCGGCGTCGACCCCGCGCTGATCGAGGCGCACGGCGCGGTTTCCGAGCCCGTCGCCGAGGCGATGGCCGACGGCGCGCTGAGCCGGTTCGGCGCCGACACCGCGGTGGCGATCACCGGCATCGCCGGCCCTGGCGGTGGTACGGACGAAAAGCCAATCGGCACCGTGTGTTTCAGCTTGAAGCTGGCCGACGGGACGACGGTCACCAGGGCGATGCGGATGCCCGGTGGCCGCGCCGACGTCCGCGAGCGGTCGACCACCGTCGCGATGCACCTGCTGCGCCGCGCGCTGAGCTGA
- a CDS encoding PaaI family thioesterase, translating into MTAPKSLRELFDQLGLTEVPSAEGTVTMEMPVDERTTNTAGGLQGGLIATMADVTAGQLAARATPFGHGIATTDLFIRYLRPIKIGPARAVARILRTGKRSVVVQVDIYRGNDGELGATATVNFAAVD; encoded by the coding sequence ATGACGGCGCCCAAGTCGCTTCGCGAGTTGTTCGACCAACTCGGCCTGACCGAGGTGCCGTCGGCGGAGGGCACTGTGACGATGGAGATGCCCGTCGACGAACGGACCACCAACACCGCCGGTGGGCTGCAGGGCGGGCTGATCGCGACGATGGCCGACGTCACAGCCGGCCAGCTCGCCGCTCGCGCCACCCCGTTCGGCCACGGGATCGCCACCACCGACCTGTTCATCCGGTATCTGCGGCCGATCAAGATCGGGCCGGCCAGGGCGGTCGCGCGCATCCTGCGAACCGGCAAGCGCTCGGTCGTCGTACAGGTCGATATCTACCGCGGCAACGACGGCGAACTCGGGGCGACCGCGACGGTCAACTTCGCCGCGGTCGACTGA
- a CDS encoding glucose 1-dehydrogenase, whose amino-acid sequence MGRVDDKVALISGGARGMGAADARALVAEGAKVVIGDILDEEGKALADEIGESARYVHLDVTQSDQWQAAVDTAVNEFGKLNVLVNNAGTVALGQIGQFDMAKWQKVIDVNLTGTFLGMQHSVEAMKAAGGGSIINISSIEGLRGAVMVHPYVASKWAVRGLTKSAALELGPHNIRVNSVHPGFIRTPMTKHFPDNMLRIPLGRPGQSDEVATFVVFLASDESRYSTGAEFVMDGGLTIDVPHK is encoded by the coding sequence ATGGGACGCGTGGACGACAAGGTTGCACTCATCAGTGGCGGGGCGCGCGGAATGGGCGCCGCCGACGCACGCGCACTGGTCGCCGAGGGAGCGAAGGTCGTGATCGGCGACATCCTCGACGAGGAAGGTAAGGCGCTGGCCGACGAGATCGGCGAGTCCGCCCGCTACGTCCACCTCGACGTGACCCAGTCCGACCAGTGGCAGGCCGCGGTCGACACCGCCGTCAACGAGTTCGGCAAGCTCAACGTCCTTGTCAACAATGCGGGCACGGTGGCGCTCGGGCAGATCGGCCAGTTCGACATGGCGAAGTGGCAGAAGGTCATCGACGTCAACCTCACCGGCACCTTTCTCGGCATGCAGCATTCGGTCGAGGCGATGAAGGCCGCGGGCGGCGGCTCGATCATCAACATCTCCTCCATCGAGGGCTTGCGCGGCGCCGTGATGGTGCACCCCTACGTGGCGTCCAAATGGGCGGTGCGCGGGCTCACGAAGTCGGCCGCACTCGAACTGGGGCCTCACAACATCCGGGTGAACTCGGTGCATCCGGGCTTCATTCGCACGCCGATGACCAAGCACTTCCCCGACAACATGTTGCGGATTCCGCTCGGCCGGCCGGGGCAGTCCGATGAGGTGGCGACGTTCGTGGTCTTCCTGGCCAGTGACGAGTCCCGGTACTCGACCGGCGCCGAGTTCGTCATGGACGGTGGGCTCACCATCGACGTCCCCCACAAGTAG
- a CDS encoding NAD(P)H-dependent amine dehydrogenase family protein produces MAIRVALIGTGNCGSLALKQLVTDARFDLTGVWVSSDAKVGRDAGELAGLDVSTGITAVDDLDAIIAGGPDCIVYCAMGDTRLPDAMADVRKILAAGIDVVGSGLGVLQYPWQVIPEKYIQRVEDAAREGNSTVFMTGVDPGFVTDLLPFALAGTCQRIEQIRTMEIADYASYDGATVMFDVMGFGNEIGDLPMLYQPGVLSIAWGTAIRQLAAGLGVEVDEIRDVVEQEPAPEDIEVAVGTIKKGTVAAVRFQIEGMVNGRPAIVVEHVTRLRGDLRPDWAQPAQPGGSYRVEITGEPSYVMDICPTSRHGDHNHAAIVAAAGRIVNAIPDVVAADPGIRTTLDMPLVTGKGVYAAQ; encoded by the coding sequence ATGGCGATTCGAGTGGCGCTCATCGGAACCGGCAACTGCGGCAGCCTCGCATTGAAGCAACTGGTGACCGACGCGCGGTTCGACCTCACCGGGGTCTGGGTCTCGTCGGATGCCAAGGTGGGCAGGGACGCCGGCGAGCTGGCCGGCCTTGACGTCTCCACCGGTATCACCGCGGTCGACGACCTCGACGCCATCATCGCGGGCGGACCGGACTGCATCGTCTACTGCGCGATGGGCGACACCCGCCTGCCCGACGCGATGGCGGACGTGCGCAAGATTCTCGCGGCGGGCATCGATGTCGTCGGATCCGGTCTCGGCGTGTTGCAGTATCCGTGGCAGGTGATCCCGGAGAAGTACATCCAGCGCGTCGAAGACGCTGCGCGGGAAGGCAACTCGACGGTCTTCATGACCGGCGTAGACCCGGGGTTCGTGACCGACCTGCTGCCATTCGCGTTGGCCGGAACGTGCCAGCGCATCGAGCAGATCCGCACGATGGAGATCGCCGACTACGCGAGCTACGACGGGGCGACGGTGATGTTCGACGTGATGGGCTTCGGTAATGAGATCGGGGACCTGCCGATGCTCTACCAACCGGGCGTGCTGAGCATCGCCTGGGGTACCGCGATTCGGCAGTTGGCGGCGGGACTCGGCGTAGAGGTTGACGAGATCCGCGACGTCGTCGAACAGGAACCCGCTCCCGAGGACATCGAGGTGGCGGTCGGGACCATCAAGAAGGGCACGGTCGCGGCGGTGCGCTTCCAGATCGAGGGCATGGTCAACGGCCGACCGGCCATCGTCGTCGAGCACGTCACCCGGTTGCGGGGCGACCTGCGCCCCGACTGGGCTCAGCCCGCGCAACCGGGCGGGTCCTACCGCGTGGAGATCACCGGCGAACCGTCCTACGTCATGGACATCTGCCCGACGAGCCGCCACGGGGACCACAACCACGCCGCGATCGTGGCGGCGGCCGGGCGCATCGTGAACGCGATCCCCGACGTCGTGGCGGCCGACCCCGGCATCCGAACCACGTTGGACATGCCGCTCGTCACGGGCAAGGGGGTATACGCGGCTCAGTAG
- a CDS encoding HAD family hydrolase, with product MSAQPAVPDPIAEIAASPEGPRVGAFFDLDGTLVDGFTATAHAADRIRRRQARIGEVLGVVEAALRYRLGRMQFERLLTRAAGYLRGESLAELDDLGERLFAERIAARVFPYMHRIVQAHQSRGHTVVLSSSALTIHAEPVARFTGIDHVLCNHFELDDAGRLTGRIAKPVIWGRNKSTAVQRFCEANDVGLRHSYFYADGDEDAVLMALVGNPRPVNPRPRLAALAAEHGWPVLQVEGASNRRRVSLRRLIGYD from the coding sequence GTGAGCGCGCAGCCCGCGGTGCCGGACCCGATCGCCGAGATCGCCGCGAGCCCGGAGGGCCCACGGGTCGGCGCGTTCTTCGACCTCGACGGGACGCTCGTCGACGGGTTCACCGCAACGGCACACGCCGCCGACCGTATCCGGCGCAGGCAGGCGCGCATCGGCGAGGTGCTTGGCGTCGTCGAGGCGGCGCTGCGATATCGGCTGGGCCGCATGCAGTTCGAGCGCTTGCTGACCCGCGCGGCGGGCTATTTGCGCGGCGAGTCGCTCGCCGAACTCGACGACCTCGGCGAGCGGCTCTTCGCCGAGCGGATCGCGGCGCGCGTGTTCCCCTACATGCACCGGATCGTGCAGGCGCACCAGTCGCGCGGGCACACGGTCGTGCTCAGCAGTTCGGCGCTGACCATTCACGCCGAACCGGTCGCCCGGTTCACCGGTATCGACCACGTGCTGTGCAACCACTTCGAGCTCGACGACGCCGGGCGGCTCACCGGACGGATCGCCAAGCCGGTCATCTGGGGGCGCAACAAGTCCACCGCGGTGCAGCGCTTCTGCGAAGCGAACGACGTCGGGTTGCGCCACAGCTACTTCTACGCCGACGGCGACGAGGACGCGGTGTTGATGGCTCTGGTCGGCAACCCTCGGCCGGTGAACCCGCGCCCGCGACTCGCCGCTCTGGCGGCCGAACATGGGTGGCCCGTGTTGCAGGTCGAGGGGGCGAGCAACCGCAGGCGAGTGTCGCTTCGACGGCTGATCGGATACGACTGA
- a CDS encoding nitronate monooxygenase gives MRTPICNDLGIEYPIFAFTHCRDVVVAVSKAGGFGVLGAVGYTPEQLEIELKWIDENIGDHPYGVDIVIPNKYEGMDAADLSPEVLKKTLNDLVPQEHIDFAKKVLADHGVPVEHSDDDALQLLGWTEATATPQVEVALQHPKCTLIANALGTPPADMIKHIHDEGRKVAALCGSPSQARKHADAGVDIIIAQGGEAGGHCGEIGSIVLWPQVVKEVAPVPVLAAGGIGSGEQIAAALALGAQGAWTGSQWVMVEESENTPVQHAAYVKATSRDTVRSRSFTGKPARMLRNDWTEAWEDPDNPKPLGMPLQYMVSGMAVAATHKYPNESVDVAFNPIGQVVGQFTKVEKTSAVIERWVQEYLDATARLDEINEAASV, from the coding sequence ATGCGCACCCCCATCTGTAACGACCTAGGCATCGAGTATCCGATCTTCGCGTTCACCCATTGCCGCGACGTGGTCGTAGCCGTGAGCAAGGCCGGTGGCTTCGGCGTGCTCGGCGCGGTCGGCTACACACCCGAACAGCTCGAGATCGAGCTCAAATGGATCGACGAGAACATCGGCGATCACCCCTACGGCGTCGACATCGTGATCCCGAACAAGTACGAGGGCATGGACGCCGCCGACCTCTCGCCCGAGGTGCTCAAGAAGACGCTGAACGACCTGGTGCCCCAGGAGCACATCGACTTCGCGAAGAAGGTTCTCGCCGACCATGGCGTGCCGGTCGAGCACAGCGACGATGACGCGTTGCAGCTTCTCGGTTGGACGGAGGCGACGGCGACCCCGCAGGTCGAGGTCGCCCTGCAGCACCCGAAATGCACGCTGATCGCCAACGCACTCGGCACTCCCCCGGCCGACATGATCAAGCACATCCACGACGAGGGCCGCAAGGTCGCCGCGCTGTGCGGGTCGCCGTCGCAGGCGCGCAAGCACGCCGACGCCGGCGTGGACATCATCATCGCCCAAGGTGGGGAGGCCGGTGGGCACTGCGGTGAGATCGGGTCGATCGTGTTGTGGCCGCAGGTCGTCAAGGAGGTCGCTCCGGTTCCGGTACTGGCCGCCGGCGGGATCGGCAGCGGCGAGCAGATCGCCGCCGCGTTGGCGCTCGGTGCCCAGGGCGCCTGGACCGGTTCGCAATGGGTGATGGTCGAGGAGTCGGAGAACACCCCGGTGCAGCACGCCGCCTACGTCAAAGCCACCAGCCGCGACACCGTGCGCAGCCGGTCGTTCACCGGTAAGCCCGCGCGGATGCTGCGCAACGACTGGACTGAGGCGTGGGAGGACCCCGACAACCCCAAGCCGCTCGGGATGCCGCTGCAGTACATGGTGTCCGGGATGGCGGTGGCCGCCACCCACAAGTACCCGAACGAGTCCGTCGACGTGGCGTTCAATCCCATCGGTCAGGTCGTCGGCCAGTTCACCAAGGTCGAGAAGACCTCGGCGGTGATCGAGCGCTGGGTGCAGGAGTATCTCGATGCCACCGCCAGGCTCGACGAGATCAACGAGGCCGCCTCGGTCTGA